In Candidatus Nomurabacteria bacterium, the following proteins share a genomic window:
- a CDS encoding winged helix-turn-helix transcriptional regulator, whose amino-acid sequence MLEKEKIEALRKKLSTSVDDVILIETFKLLGDKNRFRIIKMLTEEKELCVSELAAILDTSMSAVSQHLRILEMSGLVEGKRCGQMMCYTPLIDHPKVKAIIKLMDS is encoded by the coding sequence ATGTTAGAAAAAGAAAAAATTGAAGCCTTACGAAAAAAACTCAGCACATCAGTCGATGATGTTATATTGATTGAAACCTTCAAGCTTTTAGGCGACAAAAATCGTTTTCGGATTATCAAAATGCTAACTGAAGAAAAGGAATTATGTGTTAGCGAACTGGCTGCCATTCTTGATACCTCAATGTCAGCTGTATCGCAACATCTTCGCATCTTAGAAATGTCGGGCTTAGTCGAAGGTAAGCGCTGTGGCCAGATGATGTGCTACACACCTTTAATAGATCATCCAAAAGTAAAGGCTATTATCAAACTAATGGATTCTTAA
- a CDS encoding TVP38/TMEM64 family protein, whose product MPINLNIKNILGALWILIILAAIYYYLSHGISIETIQSNLAGLGWWSGLVFILAYTIRPLVFFPASIMTPLSAVLFGPVMGWVYTYIGENLSATVAFFTARYFGRNFVKENQNAFIKKYDEKLRCCGFETVLTLRLIPLFPFDFVNYASGLSAIRYSSYIGATLLGVIPGLTAYIFLGGSLMNPYLIIPTVILFGLIAWFVHRHHKKTKDQA is encoded by the coding sequence ATGCCCATTAATTTAAACATAAAAAATATTCTTGGTGCGCTTTGGATTTTAATAATACTTGCCGCCATTTACTACTATCTAAGCCATGGCATATCGATTGAAACCATTCAAAGCAACCTAGCCGGTCTAGGTTGGTGGTCTGGACTAGTATTTATACTCGCATATACCATTAGACCTTTAGTATTTTTTCCAGCCTCAATTATGACCCCTTTGTCGGCGGTTCTATTTGGACCCGTCATGGGTTGGGTATATACATATATAGGTGAAAATTTATCTGCTACTGTCGCCTTCTTTACCGCCCGCTACTTTGGTCGTAACTTTGTCAAAGAGAACCAAAACGCCTTTATCAAAAAATACGATGAGAAACTGCGCTGCTGTGGCTTTGAAACAGTTTTAACCTTGCGCCTGATTCCTCTTTTCCCTTTTGATTTTGTTAACTATGCTTCTGGACTCTCCGCCATCCGTTACAGTAGCTATATCGGCGCAACCTTGCTCGGTGTAATTCCTGGTTTAACCGCCTACATCTTTCTCGGTGGATCATTAATGAATCCTTATTTGATCATTCCAACCGTTATTCTCTTTGGTTTGATTGCTTGGTTTGTCCACCGTCATCATAAAAAGACAAAGGATCAGGCATAA